A region from the Benincasa hispida cultivar B227 chromosome 8, ASM972705v1, whole genome shotgun sequence genome encodes:
- the LOC120083571 gene encoding 60S acidic ribosomal protein P0-like gives MVLKPTRAQKKAQYDQKLCRLLEEYSQVLIVGADNVGSNQLQSIRKGLRGDSIVLMGKNTMMKRSIRIHSEKTGNSAVTNLLPHLVGNVGLIFTKGDLKEVKEEVAKYKVGAPARVGLVAPIDVIVPPGNTGLDPSQTSFFQVLNIPTKINKGTVEIITPVELIKKGDKVGSSEAALLSKLGIRPFSYGLIVLSVYDNGSVFDPEVLDLTEEDLLEKFLAGVSMVASLSLAVSFPTLAAAPHMLINAYKNALAVAVATDYSFPQADEIKEYLKDPNKFAAAAAPAAVAESGGAAAAAPAAQEEKKEEPEEESDEDMIMGLFD, from the exons ATGGTTCTCAAGCCCACCAGAGCTCAAAAGAAAGCTCAATACGACCAGAAACTCTGCCGTCTTCTCGAAGAGTATTCTCAGGTCCTCATCGTCGGCGCCGATAATGTCGGCTCTAACCAGCTTCAGAGCATTCGCAAAGGCCTTCGTGGCGATTCCATTGTTCTTATGGGTAAGAACACCATGATGAAACGCTCCATCAGAATCCATTCTGAAAAGACTGGTAACTCCGCCGTCACCAACCTCCTCCCTCATCTTGTG GGAAACGTTGGCTTGATCTTCACTAAAGGAGATTTGAAAGAAGTGAAGGAAGAAGTTGCTAAATATAAG GTGGGAGCCCCAGCTCGTGTTGGCCTTGTTGCACCAATTGACGTGATTGTTCCTCCAGGAAACACTGGACTCGATCCTTCCCAGACATCTTTCTTTCAG GTGCTGAACATCCCAACAAAGATTAACAAAGGAACAGTCGAAATCATCACTCCTGTGGAGCTAATCAAGAAAGGAGACAAAGTTGGCTCATCCGAGGCTGCTCTTCTCTCTAAGCTTGGGATAAGGCCCTTCTCTTATGGTCTCATTGTCCTCTCTGTCTATGACAATGGTTCTGTTTTCGATCCAGAGGTGCTTGATCTTACAGAAGAAGATCTTCTTGAGAAATTTCTTGCTGGGGTTTCCATGGTCGCCTCTCTGTCTCTTGCTGTGTCTTTCCCAACTCTTGCCGCTGCTCCCCACATGCTCATCAACGCCTATAAGAATGCTCTTGCTGTCGCTGTCGCTACTGACTATTCGTTCCCTCAGGCTGATGAAATCAAAGAATACTTGAAG GATCCAAACAAGTTTGCAGCTGCAGCAGCTCCTGCTGCGGTGGCCGAGTCCGGAGGTGCTGCTGCGGCGGCCCCTGCCGCccaggaagaaaagaaggaagaaccGGAGGAAGAGTCGGATGAGGATATGATCATGGGTCTGTTTGATTAA